In Pseudomonadota bacterium, the following are encoded in one genomic region:
- a CDS encoding outer membrane lipoprotein-sorting protein encodes MKKIAAIILGIILSAALLSSQGFAEQALSVDEIVNRANLAAYYAGNDGRSEVSMTITDSQGRIRNREFVILRRDVADGGDQQFYVYFQKPSDVRKMVFMVHKHIDKDDDRWLYLPALDLVKRIAAADKRTSFVGSHFLYEDVSGRSATEDNHELIETTDSSYVLKNIPKDLKSVEFSSYTVWIDKKTFLPMKAEYFDSNNKKYRTVEALKTDTIQGLPTVLSSRVQDLNSGGNTVTEFTKIQYDIGLADNIFTERYLRRAPREVR; translated from the coding sequence ATGAAAAAGATAGCCGCTATAATACTGGGAATTATCCTTTCAGCAGCCCTGTTATCCTCCCAGGGATTTGCAGAACAAGCCCTTTCTGTTGATGAAATCGTCAACAGAGCAAACCTTGCCGCATATTACGCCGGGAATGACGGACGTTCGGAAGTATCAATGACGATTACCGACTCCCAGGGAAGAATTAGAAACCGCGAATTCGTCATCCTCAGACGAGATGTCGCAGATGGCGGCGACCAGCAATTCTATGTCTATTTCCAGAAACCCAGCGATGTCCGGAAAATGGTCTTCATGGTCCACAAACATATAGACAAGGACGACGACCGCTGGTTGTATCTACCGGCCCTCGACCTGGTAAAACGCATTGCTGCCGCGGACAAGCGAACCAGTTTTGTCGGCTCCCATTTTTTATACGAAGATGTATCCGGGCGATCGGCAACCGAAGACAACCACGAACTCATCGAAACCACAGACTCCTCATATGTTCTTAAAAATATCCCCAAAGATCTGAAAAGCGTAGAATTCAGTTCTTATACCGTCTGGATAGATAAAAAAACTTTTCTGCCGATGAAAGCCGAATACTTTGACAGCAACAACAAAAAATACCGCACCGTTGAAGCGCTCAAAACCGATACTATTCAGGGTCTCCCCACGGTTCTTTCTTCACGGGTGCAGGATCTGAATTCAGGCGGGAACACGGTTACGGAGTTCACCAAAATACAATATGATATCGGCCTGGCCGACAACATCTTCACGGAACGCTATCTCCGGCGCGCGCCCAGAGAAGTGAGATAA
- the bioD gene encoding dethiobiotin synthase → MNTINKTHNVIFITGTDTDVGKTFVCALLLRFFREKGIDACYQKWVSTGSAEISGDLFRCLDFAGINKESINLDELSPYRFSLPASPHLAAETDKRAIDSAVLIDCTRSLALKYEIVLLEGVGGVLVPLRRDLLLADLISGCKFRTLVVARSGLGTLNHTLLTLEALRNRDIPITGVILSDSSPDENEHLVEDNMRSIVEIGDVKVFGRIPWCENLDDAYGFFRPIGERIVKELKAQG, encoded by the coding sequence ATGAATACGATTAACAAAACACATAACGTTATATTCATCACCGGCACGGACACGGATGTGGGAAAGACCTTTGTTTGCGCCTTGCTGCTGCGGTTTTTCCGGGAAAAAGGCATTGATGCCTGCTATCAGAAATGGGTGAGCACCGGAAGTGCCGAGATTTCTGGAGATCTGTTCCGGTGTCTTGATTTTGCCGGGATTAATAAAGAATCAATCAATCTTGACGAACTCTCACCATACAGGTTCTCCCTGCCTGCTTCGCCGCATCTTGCTGCGGAAACAGATAAACGGGCCATTGATTCTGCGGTACTTATAGACTGCACCAGGAGTTTGGCGTTAAAGTACGAGATTGTCCTCCTTGAGGGCGTCGGTGGTGTGCTTGTGCCGTTACGGCGCGATCTGCTCCTTGCCGATCTTATCTCAGGGTGTAAGTTCCGGACACTTGTTGTGGCCAGAAGCGGCCTTGGAACGTTGAACCACACCCTGTTGACCCTTGAAGCACTACGAAACAGGGACATTCCCATAACCGGAGTGATTCTTTCCGATTCCTCGCCGGATGAAAATGAACACCTGGTGGAAGATAATATGCGGAGTATTGTTGAAATAGGGGATGTGAAAGTCTTCGGAAGAATACCCTGGTGTGAAAATCTTGATGATGCCTATGGATTCTTCAGGCCAATTGGGGAAAGAATTGTGAAGGAGCTGAAAGCTCAAGGCTGA
- a CDS encoding DUF2892 domain-containing protein yields the protein MIVNDWIHSIAGSFILISLALGTWVHPYWYFFTAFVGANLLQFGFTKFCPMGIILKKLGIPETKSSCCASPKNT from the coding sequence ATGATTGTTAACGACTGGATCCATTCTATTGCCGGATCATTTATTCTCATAAGCCTGGCCCTTGGCACCTGGGTCCATCCCTACTGGTATTTTTTCACAGCGTTTGTTGGTGCAAATCTTCTCCAATTCGGCTTTACAAAATTCTGCCCCATGGGCATCATCCTAAAAAAACTCGGCATACCTGAAACAAAATCTTCCTGCTGTGCATCCCCGAAAAACACCTGA
- a CDS encoding bifunctional sulfate adenylyltransferase/adenylylsulfate kinase — MPDQNTPLKSADYSESLLVHFRRIESLRQEALSFPAIDLNHRQLCDLEMLLNRAFYPLRGFMNKGDYENVLANMRLADGTLWPMPICLDIDEKTATSIKPGQQLALNDQEGFMLAVLTVESIWRPDKKLEAEAVFETDDPDKHSGVRNLLEQTESWYVGGSLEGLHLPLHFDFKELRLTPSETHRFFSQSGWRQVVGFHTDKYLHCAHKEMILRAAREAGANILLQPVVGLGHPGNLDHYTHVRCYQEIAKQFPKNMILLGLLPLASRMAGPREALWHAIIKRNYGCSHIIIAEDHGDPNANNKSNGPLYTRGSAQELVKKYEEETGIIMVPLRNMVYVEDKAQYVLEDEVQEGMTVKNITSTELKRRLENGLEIPEWFSFPGVVKELRYAFPPRSKQGFTIFITGLSGAGKSTIAKALMVKFLEMRDRPVTLLDGDIVRKNLSSELNFSKEHRNLNITRIGFVASEITKNGGIALCAPIAPYEESRQISRKMISQYGGYIEVFMSTPMEVCEQRDRKGLYAKARAGKIKGVTGVSDPYIPPSNPEITIDTSTMTPAEATQEVLLYLEEQGYIK; from the coding sequence ATGCCGGACCAAAACACTCCCCTGAAGTCGGCCGACTACTCCGAAAGCCTGCTGGTTCATTTCAGACGCATCGAAAGCCTCCGCCAGGAAGCCCTGTCTTTTCCGGCAATCGACCTGAACCACCGCCAGCTCTGCGACCTGGAAATGCTGTTGAACCGAGCTTTTTATCCCCTTAGAGGCTTCATGAATAAAGGGGATTACGAAAATGTGCTTGCAAACATGCGCCTCGCCGATGGCACCCTCTGGCCCATGCCCATTTGCCTTGATATTGATGAAAAAACAGCCACGTCAATAAAGCCCGGCCAACAACTGGCGCTGAACGACCAGGAAGGATTCATGCTGGCGGTTCTCACCGTTGAAAGCATCTGGAGACCTGACAAAAAACTCGAGGCTGAAGCTGTTTTCGAAACCGATGATCCGGACAAACATTCCGGAGTCAGAAATCTTCTGGAGCAGACCGAATCCTGGTATGTGGGCGGCAGTCTGGAGGGACTCCATCTCCCCCTGCATTTTGATTTCAAGGAACTCCGCCTCACTCCTTCTGAAACGCACCGTTTCTTTTCACAAAGCGGCTGGCGGCAGGTTGTCGGCTTTCATACGGATAAATATCTTCATTGCGCTCACAAGGAAATGATCCTGCGCGCCGCCCGCGAAGCCGGGGCAAATATCCTCCTGCAACCGGTTGTCGGTTTGGGCCATCCAGGAAATCTTGATCATTATACCCATGTCCGTTGCTACCAGGAAATTGCCAAACAATTCCCCAAAAACATGATCCTTCTGGGCTTGCTTCCCCTGGCCAGCCGCATGGCCGGCCCCCGTGAAGCCCTCTGGCATGCAATAATCAAAAGAAACTATGGTTGCAGCCATATCATTATTGCCGAGGACCACGGCGATCCCAACGCCAACAACAAGAGCAACGGCCCCTTGTATACACGAGGATCGGCTCAGGAGCTTGTAAAGAAGTATGAGGAAGAAACCGGCATCATCATGGTGCCGCTCAGAAACATGGTCTATGTTGAGGATAAGGCCCAGTATGTCCTGGAGGATGAGGTACAGGAAGGCATGACCGTAAAGAATATCACCTCAACCGAACTCAAGCGCCGCCTGGAAAACGGCCTTGAGATTCCTGAATGGTTTTCTTTCCCCGGAGTGGTAAAAGAGCTGCGCTACGCCTTTCCGCCCCGCTCCAAACAGGGTTTTACAATCTTTATCACCGGCCTGTCCGGTGCAGGAAAGTCCACTATTGCCAAGGCCTTGATGGTGAAATTCCTGGAAATGCGCGATCGCCCGGTTACTCTGCTTGACGGCGATATTGTCAGAAAAAATCTTTCCAGCGAGCTCAACTTCTCCAAAGAACACCGGAATCTCAACATCACCAGAATCGGTTTCGTGGCAAGCGAAATCACCAAGAACGGCGGCATCGCCCTCTGTGCGCCCATCGCGCCCTATGAGGAATCACGACAGATAAGCCGGAAGATGATCAGCCAGTACGGCGGCTACATTGAAGTGTTCATGTCAACCCCCATGGAAGTCTGCGAGCAGCGCGACAGAAAAGGCCTTTACGCAAAAGCCCGGGCCGGAAAAATCAAGGGAGTCACCGGAGTCTCCGATCCGTATATCCCGCCCTCAAATCCTGAAATCACCATCGACACCTCGACAATGACCCCGGCCGAGGCAACCCAGGAAGTCCTGCTGTATCTTGAAGAACAGGGGTATATAAAATAG